A genomic segment from Pseudomonadota bacterium encodes:
- the gyrB gene encoding DNA topoisomerase (ATP-hydrolyzing) subunit B, whose amino-acid sequence MDQTVEKSKKLKTGPDQEYGAESIKVLRGLDAVRKRPGMYIGDTEDGTGLHHMIYEVVDNAIDEALAGYCDRIEIVLRDDGSVRVADNGRGVPVGIHKEEGVSAAEVIMTHLHAGGKFDQNSYKVSGGLHGVGVSVVNALSEWLEMRIWRQGKEHFMRFKDGVPEAPLAETGPAGERTGTEVTFLPSPATFSMREFDFSTIEHRLRELAFLNSGITIRLVDARSAEEKSVEFHYKGGLEAFLGYLDQSKTPIHTPPILVRATRDRTEVEIALQWTDSYHENMLCFTNNIPQRDGGTHLAGFRAALTRTINAYAQESGVQKKERIALTGDDAREGLTCVLSVKVPDPKFSSQTKDKLVSSEVRTVVEGVFGDGLSQWLGEHPVEAKKIVAKIFEAAVAREAARKAREFTRRKGALDISSLPGKLADCQERDPKKSELFIVEGDSAGGSAKQARDRACQAILPLRGKILNVERARFDRMLASAEIGTLISAIGTGIGRDDFNIEKARYHKIIIMTDADVDGSHIRTLLLTFFYRQMPEVIERGYLYIAQPPLYRVRRGNSSIYLKDDRQLEDHLVSTGLEDVVLVLSDGSEHAGPDLRAIVEEARVVNHLIEPVARRVGSRDAIEQAAILGVLNRDFAVDPATASEAAAYIARRLDALATETERGWNGEALPAGGYCFSRTLRGVTTRHELSIALIQSAEARRLDELASRLQKTWERHATLRRKDEASTITGPVSLVEAVTRAGRKGLAIQRYKGLGEMNPEQLWETTLDTNVRTLLRVKVSHADEAGKIFSTLMGDAVEPRRDFIQENALKVVNLDV is encoded by the coding sequence ATGGATCAGACGGTGGAAAAGTCAAAGAAGCTGAAAACCGGGCCGGATCAGGAATACGGCGCCGAATCGATTAAGGTCCTGCGCGGCCTCGACGCCGTCCGCAAGCGGCCGGGCATGTATATCGGCGACACCGAGGACGGCACCGGCCTCCACCACATGATCTACGAGGTCGTCGACAACGCCATCGACGAGGCGCTGGCGGGGTACTGCGATCGCATCGAGATCGTCTTGCGGGACGACGGTTCCGTCCGGGTCGCCGACAACGGCCGCGGCGTTCCCGTCGGCATCCACAAGGAAGAGGGCGTGTCGGCGGCCGAGGTCATCATGACTCACCTGCATGCCGGCGGGAAATTCGACCAGAATTCCTACAAGGTTTCCGGCGGGCTGCACGGCGTTGGCGTCTCTGTCGTGAACGCGCTTTCCGAGTGGCTGGAGATGCGTATCTGGCGGCAGGGAAAAGAACATTTCATGCGCTTTAAGGACGGCGTGCCGGAAGCGCCGCTGGCCGAGACCGGTCCCGCCGGGGAACGGACCGGCACGGAAGTCACCTTCCTGCCGTCGCCGGCCACCTTCTCGATGCGGGAGTTCGACTTCTCGACGATCGAACACCGGCTGCGGGAACTCGCGTTCCTTAATTCCGGCATCACCATACGACTCGTGGATGCGCGGAGCGCGGAAGAAAAAAGCGTCGAATTTCACTACAAAGGCGGGCTTGAGGCCTTCCTAGGCTATCTTGACCAGTCGAAAACGCCGATTCACACGCCGCCGATCCTCGTGCGTGCCACGCGGGACCGCACGGAGGTCGAGATCGCGCTGCAGTGGACGGACAGCTACCACGAAAACATGCTGTGCTTCACGAACAACATCCCCCAGCGCGACGGCGGCACGCATCTGGCGGGGTTTCGCGCGGCGTTGACCCGAACGATCAACGCCTACGCCCAGGAAAGCGGCGTCCAGAAGAAGGAACGCATCGCGCTTACCGGCGACGACGCGCGGGAAGGGCTCACCTGTGTCCTCTCCGTCAAGGTGCCGGATCCGAAGTTTTCCTCCCAGACGAAAGACAAGCTGGTTTCCTCCGAGGTCCGCACGGTCGTCGAAGGCGTCTTCGGAGACGGGCTTTCCCAATGGCTGGGGGAGCATCCGGTTGAGGCGAAGAAAATCGTCGCCAAAATCTTCGAAGCGGCCGTTGCGCGGGAGGCGGCGCGCAAGGCGCGGGAATTCACCCGCCGGAAAGGCGCCCTCGATATCTCCTCGCTGCCCGGAAAACTCGCCGATTGCCAGGAGCGCGACCCGAAGAAAAGCGAGCTTTTCATCGTCGAGGGAGATTCGGCGGGCGGTTCCGCGAAACAGGCGCGCGACCGGGCGTGCCAGGCAATCCTGCCACTGCGCGGGAAAATCCTGAACGTCGAGCGCGCGCGGTTCGACCGCATGCTTGCCTCGGCCGAGATTGGCACGCTCATTTCCGCCATCGGCACCGGCATCGGGCGGGATGACTTCAACATCGAAAAGGCGCGCTACCACAAAATCATCATCATGACGGACGCCGACGTGGACGGCAGCCACATCCGCACCCTCCTGCTCACGTTCTTCTACCGTCAAATGCCGGAGGTCATCGAGCGTGGCTATCTCTACATCGCGCAGCCGCCGCTCTATCGCGTTCGCCGGGGCAATTCCTCGATCTACCTGAAGGATGACCGCCAACTGGAGGATCACCTCGTCTCGACCGGTCTTGAGGACGTGGTTTTGGTTTTGAGCGACGGGTCCGAGCACGCCGGCCCCGACCTTCGCGCCATCGTCGAGGAGGCGCGCGTCGTCAATCACCTGATCGAGCCGGTGGCCCGCCGGGTGGGCAGCCGCGACGCCATCGAGCAAGCGGCGATCTTGGGCGTGCTCAACCGCGATTTCGCGGTCGATCCGGCAACCGCCAGCGAAGCCGCCGCCTATATCGCACGAAGGCTCGACGCGCTCGCCACCGAAACCGAGCGTGGCTGGAATGGCGAGGCGCTTCCGGCCGGCGGCTATTGTTTCTCGCGCACGCTGCGCGGGGTGACGACGCGGCACGAGCTTAGCATTGCGCTCATTCAAAGCGCGGAAGCCCGCCGCTTGGACGAACTTGCCTCGCGCCTGCAGAAAACCTGGGAGCGGCACGCGACCCTTCGCCGGAAGGACGAGGCGAGCACGATTACCGGCCCCGTCTCCCTGGTCGAGGCGGTCACCCGGGCCGGCCGCAAGGGGCTTGCCATTCAGCGCTACAAGGGGCTGGGCGAGATGAACCCGGAGCAATTGTGGGAAACGACGCTCGACACGAACGTCCGCACGCTCCTTCGGGTCAAGGTGAGCCACGCGGACGAGGCCGGGAAGATCTTCTCCACCCTGATGGGCGATGCCGTCGAGCCTCGCCGCGACTTCATCCAGGAAAACGCCCTCAAGGTCGTCAACCTCGACGTCTAG
- a CDS encoding SCO family protein has product MKKIPPHTQVPLVFLAVLALGFFLLMTLPETKKEKEEDVPIGGPFTLLDSAGVTRTNADFPGQYLLVFFGYTFCPDVCPITLQTVGSALDRLGKQAEKVTPIFITVDPERDTPERMGKYVSSFHPRLVGLSGSNEQIAAVAKAYRVYYAKSGEDEDYLLDHSAILFFMSPDGRYLAHFRSDDSAEKMAAGMSGFLE; this is encoded by the coding sequence GTGAAGAAGATTCCGCCCCATACCCAAGTGCCGCTCGTCTTTCTGGCCGTGCTGGCGCTCGGCTTTTTCCTGCTCATGACCCTGCCGGAAACGAAAAAAGAAAAAGAAGAGGACGTTCCGATCGGCGGGCCCTTCACGCTCCTCGATTCGGCAGGGGTGACGCGCACGAACGCCGACTTCCCGGGCCAGTACCTGCTTGTCTTCTTCGGCTACACTTTTTGCCCGGACGTCTGCCCGATCACCTTGCAAACAGTGGGCAGCGCGCTCGACCGGCTGGGCAAGCAGGCAGAAAAAGTTACGCCCATCTTCATCACGGTCGACCCGGAACGGGACACGCCCGAAAGAATGGGGAAGTACGTCTCAAGCTTCCACCCGCGTCTTGTCGGTCTGAGCGGTTCAAACGAGCAAATCGCCGCCGTCGCAAAGGCCTACCGCGTCTACTACGCGAAGTCGGGCGAGGACGAGGACTACCTCCTCGATCACAGCGCCATCCTGTTCTTCATGAGTCCGGACGGGCGTTACCTTGCCCATTTCCGGAGCGATGATTCCGCCGAGAAGATGGCCGCCGGCATGAGCGGCTTTCTCGAATAG
- the cobA gene encoding uroporphyrinogen-III C-methyltransferase: MNDSSLPPPGPLPLPEFEAGSVWLVGAGPGDPGLLTLLALHALRTADVVVYDALVDPQILTLANPKASREYAGKRGGRPGPKQPDISKRLIRHAQEGKRVLRLKGGDPFVFGRGGEEALALAETGIPFRLVPGITAAIGGMAYAGVPATHRGMNSAVTFVTGHADDGDLPKNVDWEGLVKGSPLLVFYMPMGNLEALARRLITAGRQAKEPALLLSKATTPEQTAVETTLGDAAADAAKGGIEPPALFVVGESVTLRRRLNWYDAILKRAEKGKTP, translated from the coding sequence ATGAACGACTCCTCCTTGCCGCCACCCGGGCCCTTGCCGCTGCCCGAGTTCGAGGCCGGGTCCGTTTGGCTGGTCGGCGCCGGCCCTGGAGACCCTGGCTTGCTCACCTTGCTTGCGCTGCATGCGCTACGCACCGCCGATGTCGTCGTCTACGACGCCCTCGTGGACCCGCAGATCCTGACGCTCGCCAACCCGAAAGCTTCGCGCGAATACGCCGGCAAGCGCGGCGGCCGGCCCGGTCCGAAGCAACCCGACATCTCGAAACGCCTAATCCGCCATGCGCAAGAAGGCAAGCGCGTGCTGCGGCTTAAAGGGGGCGATCCCTTCGTCTTCGGCCGCGGCGGCGAGGAGGCGCTGGCCCTGGCCGAAACCGGCATCCCCTTCCGCCTGGTCCCCGGCATCACGGCGGCGATCGGCGGCATGGCTTACGCCGGCGTGCCGGCCACCCATCGCGGAATGAACTCCGCCGTCACCTTCGTGACGGGCCACGCCGACGACGGAGATCTACCGAAGAACGTGGACTGGGAAGGTTTGGTAAAGGGCTCGCCGTTGCTTGTCTTTTATATGCCGATGGGCAATCTCGAAGCCCTTGCCCGCCGCCTGATCACGGCCGGGCGGCAGGCGAAGGAGCCGGCACTTCTCCTGAGCAAGGCGACAACACCGGAACAAACCGCCGTCGAGACGACGTTGGGAGACGCCGCCGCGGACGCGGCAAAAGGGGGCATCGAACCGCCCGCTCTTTTCGTGGTGGGGGAATCCGTTACCTTGCGGCGGCGCCTGAACTGGTACGATGCTATCCTGAAGCGCGCCGAGAAAGGAAAGACCCCGTGA
- a CDS encoding ankyrin repeat domain-containing protein: MPKRPPACLTLLFLAVFFATPASVGAVSCGPAGEGLAEKEAALILAAWAGKLDKVRELLGRGVSPNVTDASGFTPLARAAAAGRRATVEALLAAGADPELSCRLGVTPLMWAAMRNETGVLSALIAGAADIEARNFAGFSALMLAARAGHEQAVRFLIGKGARLEHATWEGETALLAAAAEGHRAVVEALVEAGADVNRQNVEGESVLAMVVLYADSALVKRMLAKGADPNVVDADGRPVLIWAVLRGDSDVIEAMLAKGADPGVHASRYDDRVTPLILAAWMGREVVVCLLLDRGAPVDAEDANGETALFWAAAVGHADILRALIKAGASVNHRNRKGDTALAIARREGKADGARVLKAAGGKP, encoded by the coding sequence ATGCCGAAACGCCCGCCCGCTTGCCTGACGCTTCTTTTTCTTGCCGTCTTTTTCGCCACGCCGGCCTCGGTCGGCGCGGTGTCGTGCGGACCGGCCGGCGAAGGTCTCGCCGAGAAGGAAGCCGCCCTCATCTTGGCGGCATGGGCGGGCAAGCTTGACAAGGTGCGCGAGCTGCTCGGCCGCGGTGTTTCTCCAAACGTCACGGACGCGAGCGGGTTCACGCCCCTTGCCCGGGCGGCGGCGGCCGGCCGTCGCGCCACCGTCGAAGCCCTTCTTGCGGCGGGGGCTGACCCGGAACTTTCCTGCCGGCTTGGCGTCACGCCCCTCATGTGGGCGGCGATGCGAAACGAAACCGGCGTCCTTTCGGCGCTGATCGCAGGTGCTGCCGACATCGAGGCGCGCAACTTCGCGGGCTTCAGCGCCTTGATGCTGGCGGCAAGGGCCGGGCATGAGCAAGCCGTCCGGTTTTTGATCGGCAAAGGCGCCAGGCTTGAACACGCGACATGGGAGGGGGAGACCGCCCTTCTCGCCGCCGCCGCCGAGGGCCATCGCGCGGTGGTGGAAGCACTGGTCGAAGCCGGCGCCGACGTCAACCGGCAAAACGTCGAGGGCGAAAGCGTGCTCGCCATGGTCGTGCTGTATGCGGACAGCGCTCTTGTTAAACGCATGCTGGCAAAGGGCGCCGACCCGAACGTCGTCGACGCCGACGGCCGCCCGGTCCTGATTTGGGCGGTGCTGCGCGGCGATTCGGATGTCATCGAAGCGATGCTGGCCAAAGGCGCCGACCCCGGCGTGCACGCCAGCCGGTACGACGACCGCGTCACGCCCCTCATCCTGGCCGCCTGGATGGGAAGGGAGGTCGTCGTTTGCCTCTTGCTCGACCGGGGAGCGCCGGTTGACGCCGAGGATGCAAACGGCGAGACGGCCCTTTTCTGGGCGGCGGCGGTCGGCCATGCGGACATCCTGCGCGCTTTGATCAAAGCCGGAGCTTCCGTCAACCACCGGAACCGTAAGGGCGATACGGCGCTCGCCATCGCCAGGCGGGAAGGCAAGGCGGACGGCGCGCGCGTTCTCAAGGCGGCGGGCGGCAAACCCTAG
- a CDS encoding sirohydrochlorin chelatase: MKKQPAIFLCGHGGRDPETLAEFIAFVDRLRARNPAAAVGYGFLEFAEPTLAAGLFRLHAEGAQEILALPVTLFEGGHSLADIPNALRAFGQAHPALRLRYGRAFGVEEKLLRLLADRVRAAEAEAKTKAGERENAFLLVVARGAREEGAARDAATIAGRLKAELGFGETLAAFSGLARPTLKEGLERARRSGAPRVVVVPYFLFTGKLVKQLRAEVEAVAAANGDVEWLLASHLFGHPLLEEAACDRIAEIANA; the protein is encoded by the coding sequence ATGAAAAAACAACCCGCCATTTTCCTCTGCGGCCATGGCGGCCGGGACCCGGAAACGCTTGCGGAGTTCATCGCTTTCGTGGACCGCTTGCGCGCCCGCAACCCCGCCGCAGCGGTCGGGTACGGATTCCTCGAATTCGCCGAGCCCACCCTCGCCGCAGGCCTCTTTCGGCTGCACGCGGAAGGCGCGCAGGAAATCCTCGCCCTGCCGGTCACCCTTTTCGAAGGCGGCCACAGCCTAGCCGACATCCCGAACGCCCTGCGCGCCTTCGGCCAAGCTCACCCCGCGCTTCGCCTACGCTACGGCCGGGCCTTCGGGGTCGAGGAGAAACTCCTTCGCCTTCTTGCCGATCGCGTTCGCGCAGCGGAGGCGGAGGCAAAGACCAAAGCCGGCGAGCGTGAAAACGCTTTTCTGCTGGTCGTCGCGCGCGGCGCGCGCGAGGAAGGCGCGGCAAGGGATGCCGCGACCATCGCCGGCCGGCTCAAGGCCGAACTCGGTTTTGGCGAGACCCTGGCCGCCTTCAGCGGCCTTGCCCGGCCCACCTTGAAGGAAGGGCTTGAACGCGCCCGCCGGTCGGGTGCGCCGCGCGTGGTGGTCGTTCCCTATTTTCTTTTCACCGGCAAACTCGTGAAGCAGCTCCGCGCGGAAGTGGAAGCCGTGGCCGCCGCCAATGGCGATGTCGAATGGCTTCTCGCTTCGCATCTTTTCGGTCACCCGCTTCTCGAAGAAGCGGCCTGCGACCGGATCGCCGAGATCGCGAACGCCTAG